Proteins encoded in a region of the Aquila chrysaetos chrysaetos chromosome 25, bAquChr1.4, whole genome shotgun sequence genome:
- the LOC115335798 gene encoding LOW QUALITY PROTEIN: mesothelin-like protein (The sequence of the model RefSeq protein was modified relative to this genomic sequence to represent the inferred CDS: deleted 3 bases in 3 codons) yields the protein MVRAAPAPAAITLCLRFSADLVKAAAAALIIGAILSVTGQHADLSASVLQGFQCIPASDLPAADILAFARGLQNKTAELSGAQLSCLARLLAAKNLTADFGRYPPDLLLFFDSAEVRGGTCGAFYARVSRGNLDLLPRGSARRTGLLRGALACLGVRSSRLRPEQLGSLGALVCDMEPETITASDPGVLENLKLCSALTGAQRDALNAVLLGGGTVYGDPSSWDLQTLQNLGPLVLALNQTTLSLVAEAAREAFGRSIVAAYGSQGRSQREKSLTLLRAFAAASASSHARLKRSADRCLSEPITASTVSDPFLLISYGTAEQFDLCLSNEVLKANLEPLLEQPLTVEYLRVMKKKLEQIYPSEIPEEQLKLLGPLSRQYTAEEISRWPVTSSNTLSALLSPSDGKWEAPQVQQLLSRYLALGGTLTGPLLQKIGGRNLCNLQEEQINQIPPAAIRTAGQLNISSCSQTKKDQLYRKAQEAFAGQAGTTRAYYCQIWPYLGGAPAKDLKDLAEAGVAIDMDIDTFLSLNPDELQKLSVVDVKNLLGENLPYLKEAENETSVMRWVKKQPQQELDCTLGIGLQGGTEEPGPTGTATPPHPTASATITPTVTVPAPTTLPTSPPPIAISSHPTANSSTGPPKAPSPSTISPTPPNSTPPSAHTAAPSAAVSPTASSTTRPAPTTGSIVPCSIHQSPTSNKATPPAVTLLTTILAAVNPNATSPSSVPPPALTRGATSTTTSVVTNPAINTSTPLVSVNPPAPGATAHPAPETNLPPKPTPIPNSTVSTQKSVISPTAKSTTWACKTSAPPAFPSPSSTTTSSETTKETPTGVPEPPRPTPGGYINLQPEAGSGSRLSSCLVHILTTAVGSSLLRALL from the exons ATGGtgcgggcagccccggccccagcaGCCATCACCCTCTGCCTCC GTTTCTCCGCAGACCTCGTGAAAGCAGCAGCG gctgccctGATCATCGGAGCCATCCTGTCTGTCACTGGGCAACATGCTGA CCTCTCAGCCTCGGTCCTGCAAGGCTTCCAGTGCATCCCAGCCAGCGACCTGCCTGCTGCCGACATCCTCGCGTTTGCCCGGGgattgcaaaacaaaacagcgGAGCTGAGCGG TGCCCAGCTGTCCTGCCTGGCCAGGCTGCTCGCTGCCAAGAACCTGACGGCCGATTTCGGCAGGTACCCGCCAGACCTACTGCTCTTCTTTGA CTCGGCCGAGGTGCGCGGTGGGACCTGCGGAGCTTTTTACGCCCGGGTTTCCCGTGGGAACCTGGACCTGCTGCCCAGGGGCTCAGCCCGCCGGACGGGGCTGCTGCGTGGGGCACTGGCCTGCCTG GGGGTGAGGAGCAGCCGCCTGCGCCCCGAGCAGCTCGGCAGCCTCGGGGCACTGGTGTGCGACATGGAGCCAGAGACCATCACGGCCTCGGATCCCGGCGTCCTGGAGAACCTGAAGCTCTGCTCAGCGCTGACAGGGGCCCAGCGGGATGCCCTCAATGCCGTGCTCCTC GGGGGGGGCACAGTGTACGG GGATCCTTCGAGCTGGGATTTACAGACTCTGCAAAATTTGGGGCCGCTCGTCCTGGCTTTGAACCAGACCACGCTGAGCTTGGTGGCCGAG GCAGCGCGGGAGGCTTTCGGCAGAAGCATCGTGGCTGCGTACGGCAGCCAGGGACGTTCCCAGCGGGAGAAGTCCCTGACCCTCCTCAGGGCCTTCGCAGCAGCATCAGCTTCGTCTCATGCCAGGCTGAAGCGGAGCGCAGACC gctgcctgTCCGAGCCCATCACCGCCAGCACCGTCTCCGACCCCTTCTTACTCATCAGCTACGGCACCGCTGAGCAGTTCGACCTGTGCCTGAGCAATgaggttttaaaagcaaacctgGAGCCTCTGCTGGAACAGCCGCTCACCGTGGAGTACCTCCGGGTcatgaaaaaaaagctggagcAG ATTTACCCTTCGGAGATCCCggaggagcagctgaagctgTTGGGGCCGCTGTCCCGCCAGTACACGGCGGAGGAGATCAGCCGGTGGCCGGTGACATCCAGCAACACGCTctcagccctgctcagcccctCGGATGGCAAGTGGGAGGCTCCCCAG gtccagcagctgctcagcaggTACCTGGCCCTGGGGGGCACCTTGACTGGGCCCTTGCTTCAGAAAATCGGTGGGAGAAACCTGTGCAATCTGCAGGAGGAGCAGATCAATCAAATACCTCCAGCGGCAATCAG GACTGCTGGACaattaaacatttcttcttgCTCTCAAACCAAGAAGGACCAACTCTACAGAAAAGCCCAGGAGGCCTTTGCTGGCCAGGCTGGCACCACCAGGGCATATTATTGCCAGATTTGGCCATACCTGG GGGGAGCTCCAGCAAAGGACCTGAAAGACTTGGCTGAAGCTGGCGTTGCCATAGACATGGACATAGACACCTTTCTTTCCCTAAATCCCGACGAACTGCAG AAACTCAGTGTTGTGGATGTGAAAAATCTGCTTGGAGAAAACCTCCCTTATCTGAAGGAAGCTGAAAATGAGACCTCGGTGATGCGCTGGGTGAAGAAACAGCCCCAGCAGGAACTGGACTGTACCCTGGGAATTGGCCTGCAAGGGGGCACGGAGGAGCCTGGCCCCACGGGGACGGCCacccctcctcaccccaccgCTTCGGCCACTATCACCCCCACAGTCACCGTCCCCGCGCCCACCACCCTCCCCACT TCACCCCCCCCTATTGCCATTAGCAGCCATCCTACCGCTAATTCAAGTACTGGCCCCCCCAAGGCCCCAAGCCCAAGCACTATCAGCCCGACC CCCCCTAACAGCACTCCCCCAAGTGCTCACACCGCTGCCCCCAGTGCTGCTGTGAGTCCCACTGCCAGCTCCACCACCCGACCTGCTCCGACCACTGGCTCCATCGTCCCGTGCTCCATCCACCAGTCCCCCACCTCAAATAAGGCCACCCCCCCTGCCGTCACCCTCCTCACCACCATCCTTGCTGCTGTCAACCCCAACGCCACCTCTCCCAGCTCCGTCCCACCCCCTGCTCTCACACGCGGggccaccagcaccaccaccagTGTTGTTACTAATCCGGCTATTAACACCAGCACCCCACTGGTGTCCGTGAACCCCCCAGCACCTGGGGCTACTGCCCACCCCGCTCCAGAAACGAACCTCCCTCCCAAGCCCACCCCGATTCCCAACTCCACCGTCTCCACCCAAAAGAGCGTCATCTCCCCAACAGCCAAGTCGACAACGTGGGCTTGCAAGACCAGTGCCCCCCCGGCATTTCCCAGCCCCtcttccaccaccaccagcagcgaGACCACTAAAGAAACACCCACAGGCGTGCCAGAGCCACCGAGACCAACACCTGGCGGATACATCAACCTGCAGCCCGAAGCTG GATCGGGATCCAGACTCTCCTCCTGCCTAGTGCACATACTGACTACAGCCGTGGGAAGCTCACTGCTGCGAGCGCTTCTCTGA
- the RPUSD1 gene encoding RNA pseudouridylate synthase domain-containing protein 1 isoform X2, producing the protein MWYETLTLQSQLKYRFPELADPDTYYGFRFCHQLDFSTSGALCVALNKAAAGSAYKCFKDRLVTKAYLALVRGHVSQSRMTIRYAIGKNTTEGMTHMMCIDGTEGCENPKPCQSELIVLEHGSYSGDPVTKVLLQPLTGRTHQLRVHCSAIGHPIVGDFTYSHKKDSSPYRMMLHAYYLRIPTGKELIEVCAPDPFVTAMDSNWVPHHVTHRLDEIIQELKDKVMRKGEEEESQEGVLGGGGDEAPSEAKSLETEEQRARCEQWLAEWALE; encoded by the exons ATGTGGTACGAGACGCTGAccctgcagagccagctcaAGTACCGCTTCCCCGAGCTGGCCGACCCCGACACCTACTACGGCTTCAG GTTCTGCCACCAGCTTGACTTCTCCACCAGCGGGGCCCTGTGCGTCGCGCTCAACAAAGCGGCGGCGGGAAGCGCCTACAAGTGTTTTAAAGACCGGCTGGTGACCAAAGCCTATCTCGCCCTG GTCAGGGGCCACGTCAGCCAGAGCCGAATGACGATCCGCTACGCCATAGGGAAGAACACCACCGAGGGCATGACCCACATGATGTGCATCGACGGGACGGAGG GCTGTGAAAATCCCAAGCCTTGCCAGTCGGAGCTGATCGTGCTGGAGCACGGGTCCTACAGCGGAGACCCCGTAACcaaagtgctgctgcagccgCTGACAG GGCGGACTCATCAGCTCCGGGTTCACTGCAGCGCCATCGGCCACCCCATCGTTGGGGACTTCACCTACAGCCACAAGAAGGACAGCAGCCCCTATAGGATGATGCTCCACGCATACTACCTGCGCATCCCCACCGGCAAGGAGCTTATCGAGGTCTGCGCGCCCGACCCCTTCGTCACCGCAATGGACAGCAACTGGGTGCCCCACCACGTCACTCACCGGCTGGATGAGATCATCCAAGAGCTGAAGGACAAGGTGATGcggaagggggaagaagaggagagccAGGAAGGCGTGCTTGGTGGCGGAGGAGATGAGGCACCGAGCGAAGCCAAGAGCCTGGAGACAGAGGAGCAGCGAGCCCGGTGCGAGCAGTGGTTGGCCGAGTGGGCTTTGGAGTGA
- the RPUSD1 gene encoding RNA pseudouridylate synthase domain-containing protein 1 isoform X1 has protein sequence MEPGTIDNLSILYQSSDFIVVNKHWDIRIDSKMWYETLTLQSQLKYRFPELADPDTYYGFRFCHQLDFSTSGALCVALNKAAAGSAYKCFKDRLVTKAYLALVRGHVSQSRMTIRYAIGKNTTEGMTHMMCIDGTEGCENPKPCQSELIVLEHGSYSGDPVTKVLLQPLTGRTHQLRVHCSAIGHPIVGDFTYSHKKDSSPYRMMLHAYYLRIPTGKELIEVCAPDPFVTAMDSNWVPHHVTHRLDEIIQELKDKVMRKGEEEESQEGVLGGGGDEAPSEAKSLETEEQRARCEQWLAEWALE, from the exons ATGGAGCCGGGCACCATCGACAACCTGTCCATCCTGTACCAGAGCTCCGACTTCATCGTGGTCAACAAGCACTGGGACATCCGCATCGACAGCAAGATGTGGTACGAGACGCTGAccctgcagagccagctcaAGTACCGCTTCCCCGAGCTGGCCGACCCCGACACCTACTACGGCTTCAG GTTCTGCCACCAGCTTGACTTCTCCACCAGCGGGGCCCTGTGCGTCGCGCTCAACAAAGCGGCGGCGGGAAGCGCCTACAAGTGTTTTAAAGACCGGCTGGTGACCAAAGCCTATCTCGCCCTG GTCAGGGGCCACGTCAGCCAGAGCCGAATGACGATCCGCTACGCCATAGGGAAGAACACCACCGAGGGCATGACCCACATGATGTGCATCGACGGGACGGAGG GCTGTGAAAATCCCAAGCCTTGCCAGTCGGAGCTGATCGTGCTGGAGCACGGGTCCTACAGCGGAGACCCCGTAACcaaagtgctgctgcagccgCTGACAG GGCGGACTCATCAGCTCCGGGTTCACTGCAGCGCCATCGGCCACCCCATCGTTGGGGACTTCACCTACAGCCACAAGAAGGACAGCAGCCCCTATAGGATGATGCTCCACGCATACTACCTGCGCATCCCCACCGGCAAGGAGCTTATCGAGGTCTGCGCGCCCGACCCCTTCGTCACCGCAATGGACAGCAACTGGGTGCCCCACCACGTCACTCACCGGCTGGATGAGATCATCCAAGAGCTGAAGGACAAGGTGATGcggaagggggaagaagaggagagccAGGAAGGCGTGCTTGGTGGCGGAGGAGATGAGGCACCGAGCGAAGCCAAGAGCCTGGAGACAGAGGAGCAGCGAGCCCGGTGCGAGCAGTGGTTGGCCGAGTGGGCTTTGGAGTGA